A single genomic interval of Spirosoma taeanense harbors:
- a CDS encoding T9SS type A sorting domain-containing protein — protein MKTFSKLVTSLLLLVLSISVCAPSNAQDEKNAQKSFAVAMFPAANACKLWMCLEKYKPEEKISVSLINQKGQVMFWEALPKKSGKQKGFRQQFDMSQLGDGNYTFRISNGTQTEQITFKLSTPTLEEQLPTRLISMN, from the coding sequence ATGAAAACGTTCAGTAAACTGGTTACCAGCCTGTTGCTGCTGGTTCTGAGTATCTCCGTATGTGCGCCCAGCAATGCCCAGGATGAGAAAAACGCACAAAAATCATTCGCCGTAGCCATGTTCCCTGCCGCTAATGCCTGCAAACTATGGATGTGTCTGGAAAAATATAAACCAGAAGAAAAAATCAGTGTATCGCTGATCAATCAGAAAGGTCAGGTAATGTTCTGGGAAGCACTACCCAAGAAAAGCGGCAAACAAAAAGGCTTCCGGCAGCAGTTCGACATGAGCCAGCTTGGCGACGGCAATTACACCTTCCGGATCTCAAACGGCACCCAGACTGAACAGATCACTTTCAAATTATCAACCCCGACGCTGGAAGAGCAACTCCCAACGAGGCTCATCTCAATGAATTAA
- a CDS encoding MFS transporter, which translates to MVQTPVSPPRPSLRPLFALPVIVSALGFFVDVYDMLIFSIVRVPSLQSLGLSEAEVSQAGTFILNCQQAGLVLGGILWGVLGDKRGRMSVLFGSIITYSLTNIACGFVQDVTTYAGLRFVAGIGLSGEIGAAMVLVAETLPRQIRGFGTSVVAGIGYLGAGVAYLTVEYFDWRTAFFVGGGMGLALLLLRVSVFESGLFSRFKSQHSDVSRGNFFQFFRNWPSAIKYLRCVAIGMPTWFVVGILATFANELGQAMGILEGVKPGRCVMMIYVGLAGGDLLSGPLSQILRSRRWAIGGLLLFSMLLSGVYLFGGIRTAAGIYTVCGLAGFCTGYVAMYLTMVAELYGTNLRNTATTSVPSVVRGTLIPMTLLFQAFKPSVGALVAAGLLGLVVYGLAFSSLSRTEETFGKELDFVE; encoded by the coding sequence TTGGTTCAGACGCCTGTTTCTCCACCCCGACCTTCGTTACGTCCGCTGTTTGCGCTGCCGGTGATTGTTTCGGCGCTGGGCTTCTTCGTGGACGTGTACGACATGCTCATTTTCAGCATCGTGCGCGTACCGAGTCTGCAATCGCTTGGCTTATCGGAGGCTGAGGTATCGCAGGCGGGCACCTTTATTCTGAACTGCCAGCAGGCGGGGCTGGTTTTGGGTGGGATTCTGTGGGGTGTGCTGGGCGACAAACGCGGGCGCATGTCGGTGCTGTTTGGCTCCATCATTACGTATTCGCTAACTAACATCGCCTGCGGGTTCGTGCAGGACGTAACCACCTACGCTGGCTTACGCTTTGTGGCGGGTATAGGCCTGTCGGGCGAGATCGGCGCGGCTATGGTGCTGGTTGCAGAAACCCTGCCCAGACAGATTCGCGGGTTCGGCACATCGGTGGTAGCGGGTATCGGTTACCTCGGCGCGGGCGTAGCGTATCTGACGGTTGAGTACTTCGACTGGCGAACAGCCTTCTTCGTTGGGGGCGGCATGGGCCTGGCGCTGTTGCTGCTACGCGTCAGTGTGTTTGAGTCGGGGCTGTTCAGCCGGTTCAAATCGCAGCATAGCGACGTAAGCCGGGGCAATTTCTTTCAATTTTTCAGAAACTGGCCGTCGGCCATCAAGTACCTGCGCTGCGTGGCAATTGGTATGCCGACCTGGTTTGTGGTGGGTATTCTGGCCACGTTTGCCAACGAGCTTGGGCAAGCGATGGGAATTCTGGAAGGCGTAAAGCCCGGCCGATGCGTCATGATGATTTACGTCGGACTGGCCGGGGGCGACTTGCTGAGCGGGCCATTGAGCCAGATTCTGCGTTCGCGCCGGTGGGCCATTGGCGGTCTGCTGCTGTTTAGTATGCTCCTGAGCGGAGTGTATCTCTTTGGCGGCATTCGCACGGCAGCCGGTATTTACACCGTCTGTGGACTGGCAGGGTTCTGCACGGGCTACGTCGCCATGTACCTGACGATGGTTGCTGAACTCTACGGCACCAACCTGCGCAACACGGCCACTACGTCCGTACCGAGCGTTGTTCGCGGAACGCTTATTCCCATGACCCTGCTTTTTCAGGCATTTAAGCCGTCGGTTGGGGCATTGGTGGCGGCCGGGCTGCTGGGTCTGGTCGTTTATGGACTGGCGTTCAGTTCGCTCAGCCGCACTGAAGAAACCTTCGGCAAAGAGCTGGATTTCGTCGAGTAA
- a CDS encoding MFS transporter, with product MAVPTLSPKPHSAPSGLFSLPVIVAALGYFVDIYDLLLFGIVRVPSLQDLGLSAEQISTVGASILNWQMGGLLLGGILWGVLGDKRGRLSVLFGSIITYSIANIACGFVKNVTFMDPTAYYALMRFIAGIGLAGELGAGVTLVSEILPKEKRAIGTSLVAGIGLSGAVVAYFTVKYFDWQTAFFVGGGLGIGLLLLRVGVVESGMFKDVTEQKDVRRGDFFSFFTNSDRLSRYLKCIGIGLPTWFVIGILATFSNEFGRALGLTEEIQPGLAIMWCYVGLAAGDLSSGFISQALESRKKGVALLMAIALVFSLVYLFVGIKSATVLYALCLAMGFGIGYWAMFVTIGAEQFGTNLRATAATTVPNMVRGTVILMTSLYGYLKPSLAVINAGAIVGLISFAIGFYSILTIPETHGKDLNYLEE from the coding sequence ATGGCTGTTCCTACTCTTTCTCCAAAACCTCATTCAGCGCCATCGGGTCTGTTTAGCTTACCGGTTATTGTGGCCGCGCTGGGTTACTTCGTTGACATCTATGACTTATTACTCTTTGGCATTGTTCGGGTGCCCAGTCTACAGGATCTCGGCCTGAGTGCCGAGCAGATCTCGACCGTTGGCGCGTCCATCCTGAACTGGCAGATGGGCGGGTTGCTATTAGGCGGAATTCTATGGGGTGTGCTGGGCGACAAACGCGGGCGACTGTCAGTCCTGTTCGGTTCCATCATCACCTATTCCATCGCCAACATTGCCTGCGGATTTGTGAAGAACGTTACGTTCATGGACCCAACGGCCTATTACGCCCTCATGCGCTTCATTGCGGGTATCGGGCTGGCGGGTGAGCTGGGCGCGGGCGTTACGCTCGTGAGCGAGATTTTACCCAAAGAGAAACGGGCAATTGGCACCTCGCTAGTGGCCGGCATTGGCCTTTCGGGAGCCGTTGTCGCGTATTTTACCGTTAAATACTTCGACTGGCAGACGGCCTTCTTCGTGGGTGGGGGCCTGGGTATTGGCCTGTTGCTGTTACGTGTCGGGGTTGTTGAATCGGGTATGTTTAAGGACGTTACGGAACAAAAGGACGTGCGCCGGGGTGACTTTTTCTCGTTTTTCACCAATTCTGACCGATTGAGCCGCTACCTCAAATGCATTGGCATTGGTCTGCCCACCTGGTTCGTGATTGGTATTCTGGCGACATTCAGCAATGAGTTTGGCAGAGCGCTTGGCCTTACTGAAGAAATTCAGCCCGGTCTGGCCATTATGTGGTGTTACGTAGGGCTGGCCGCTGGCGATCTGTCCAGCGGATTTATCAGTCAGGCGCTCGAATCGCGTAAGAAAGGCGTGGCTCTGCTCATGGCCATCGCGCTTGTTTTCAGCCTGGTTTACCTGTTTGTTGGTATCAAAAGCGCAACAGTCCTCTACGCACTTTGCCTGGCTATGGGCTTCGGCATTGGCTACTGGGCCATGTTCGTGACCATCGGAGCCGAACAGTTTGGCACGAACCTGCGCGCCACGGCCGCGACGACCGTCCCTAACATGGTGCGCGGTACGGTGATTCTGATGACGAGTCTGTACGGGTATCTCAAACCGTCGCTGGCCGTTATCAATGCCGGTGCGATTGTGGGGCTGATCAGCTTCGCCATCGGTTTTTATTCCATCCTGACCATTCCCGAAACCCACGGCAAGGACCTGAATTATCTGGAAGAGTAA
- a CDS encoding MFS transporter, with protein MQPVSAVSSTSLRPLFTLPVIVAALGYFVDVYDLLLFNIVRVPSLKDLGLSEADISLIGGRILNFQQAGLLAGGILWGILGDKRGRLSVLFGSIITYSLANIACGFVQNANLYAGLRFIAGFGLAGELGAGITLVSEILPKELRGYGSSLVASVGLFGAVVAYFTVTLFDWRTTYFIGGGLGLGLLALRVSVLESGMFRRVQGTNVAMGNFWALFQKRDRLMRYLRCMGISVPTYLVIGILATFGNEFGNALNLNEAVQPGRCVMYTYIGTVAGDLFSGILSQYLRSRRWAIGLMMGMTFVFVFIYLYGGLKNASTFYFVCMGMGFGIGYIAMFLTITAESFGTNLRATATTSVANNVRATTLLTIPAFQTLKLTVGVLGAGAIVALVCFGLGFWSLATMEETFGKELDYAEL; from the coding sequence ATGCAACCCGTCTCTGCCGTTTCCTCTACTTCGTTACGTCCGCTTTTTACGTTGCCGGTTATCGTGGCCGCGCTGGGCTATTTTGTGGATGTCTATGATCTTCTGCTGTTCAATATTGTGCGCGTGCCGAGCCTGAAAGACCTCGGTCTGTCGGAAGCTGACATCTCGCTCATTGGCGGCCGAATTCTGAATTTTCAGCAGGCGGGCCTTTTGGCGGGCGGCATCCTGTGGGGTATTCTGGGCGACAAACGTGGGCGACTATCGGTGCTGTTCGGTTCCATCATAACCTATTCCCTTGCCAACATTGCCTGCGGGTTCGTGCAGAACGCCAATCTTTACGCCGGCCTTCGATTTATCGCCGGATTTGGCCTGGCGGGCGAACTGGGCGCGGGCATCACGCTCGTGAGCGAAATTCTGCCCAAAGAACTGCGGGGCTACGGTTCCTCGCTGGTAGCCAGCGTCGGGCTGTTCGGCGCGGTTGTCGCTTATTTCACCGTCACACTGTTCGACTGGCGCACTACCTATTTTATCGGGGGGGGGCTGGGGCTTGGCCTGCTGGCGCTTCGGGTCAGCGTACTGGAGTCGGGCATGTTCAGGCGTGTGCAGGGCACAAACGTTGCCATGGGTAACTTCTGGGCCTTGTTTCAGAAGCGCGACCGACTCATGCGTTACCTCCGCTGCATGGGCATTTCGGTACCGACCTATCTCGTAATCGGTATCCTGGCTACTTTCGGTAATGAATTCGGCAATGCGCTGAATCTGAATGAAGCGGTTCAGCCGGGGCGCTGCGTGATGTATACGTACATCGGCACCGTCGCCGGCGATTTATTCAGTGGAATTCTAAGCCAGTATCTGCGTTCGCGCCGGTGGGCCATTGGCCTAATGATGGGCATGACCTTCGTGTTCGTGTTTATTTATCTTTATGGTGGCCTGAAAAATGCCAGTACGTTCTACTTCGTCTGCATGGGTATGGGCTTTGGTATCGGCTATATCGCTATGTTTCTGACCATCACGGCCGAGAGCTTTGGCACTAACCTCCGCGCTACCGCCACAACTTCGGTCGCCAATAACGTCCGGGCCACCACGCTGCTTACCATTCCGGCCTTTCAGACCCTGAAACTAACCGTTGGTGTGCTGGGCGCGGGAGCCATCGTGGCACTGGTCTGCTTTGGGCTGGGCTTCTGGTCGCTGGCCACTATGGAAGAGACGTTTGGCAAAGAATTGGATTATGCGGAACTTTAG